The Bartonella birtlesii IBS 325 genome has a window encoding:
- the nuoH gene encoding NADH-quinone oxidoreductase subunit NuoH produces the protein MYDFFITWLLPLLIIVGKTLLLLVVLLVLVAYLLYADRKIWAAVQLRRGPNVVGPWGLLQSFADLIKFVVKEPIIPAGANKGVFLLAPFVSATLALSTWAVIPVNEGWEVAHINVGLLYILAISSLEVYGVIMGGWASNSKYPFLGALRSAAQMVSYEVSIGFVLVTVILISGSLDLTTIVQKQSYGLGTTLGLPFNSFLDWNWLVLFPMFIIFFISTLAETNRPPFDLVEAESELVAGHMVEYSSTPYMLFFLGEYVAIVLMCALTTILFLGGWLPPLDVWWLNWVPGIIWFVLKVCFVFFWFAMVKAFVPRYRYDQLMRLGWKVFLPLSLAMVVITAAFLKYTDFV, from the coding sequence ATGTATGATTTCTTTATAACTTGGTTGTTGCCATTACTCATTATCGTTGGGAAAACACTTCTTCTTTTGGTTGTTCTCTTGGTATTGGTTGCTTATCTTCTTTATGCAGATCGAAAGATTTGGGCAGCAGTGCAATTGCGGCGTGGTCCCAATGTTGTTGGTCCATGGGGATTATTGCAGTCTTTTGCAGATTTAATTAAATTTGTTGTTAAGGAACCTATTATACCTGCTGGTGCAAATAAAGGAGTTTTTCTTTTAGCGCCTTTTGTTTCTGCTACACTAGCTTTATCAACTTGGGCTGTAATCCCTGTTAATGAAGGATGGGAAGTTGCGCATATCAATGTTGGTTTACTTTATATCCTCGCTATTTCATCTCTTGAAGTTTATGGTGTTATTATGGGGGGGTGGGCGTCGAACTCAAAATACCCTTTTTTAGGAGCACTTCGTTCGGCAGCACAGATGGTTTCATATGAGGTTTCTATTGGGTTTGTACTTGTAACTGTCATTTTAATAAGTGGATCACTGGACCTTACAACAATTGTGCAGAAACAAAGTTATGGGCTTGGAACAACTCTTGGGCTTCCTTTTAATAGTTTTCTTGATTGGAATTGGCTTGTTCTTTTTCCAATGTTTATTATCTTTTTTATTTCTACGCTTGCAGAAACAAATCGTCCTCCTTTTGATTTGGTGGAAGCAGAATCTGAACTTGTTGCTGGTCACATGGTTGAATATTCTTCAACACCTTATATGCTCTTTTTTCTTGGAGAATATGTTGCTATTGTTTTAATGTGCGCGCTAACTACTATTTTATTTTTAGGCGGTTGGCTACCTCCTTTAGATGTTTGGTGGCTTAATTGGGTTCCCGGTATTATTTGGTTTGTTTTAAAAGTCTGTTTTGTATTTTTTTGGTTTGCTATGGTCAAAGCGTTTGTTCCACGTTATCGTTATGATCAGCTCATGCGGCTTGGTTGGAAGGTTTTTCTTCCTCTCTCATTGGCAATGGTTGTGATAACCGCTGCTTTTTTAAAGTATACAGACTTTGTTTAA
- the nuoI gene encoding NADH-quinone oxidoreductase subunit NuoI codes for MLVFLQAAKSLLLLEFVSAFFLAMRQFFAPKPTINYPYEKGFVSQRFRGEHALRRYPNGEERCIACKLCEAICPAQAITIEAGPRRNDGTRRTVRYDIDMVKCIYCGFCQEACPVEAIVEGPNFEFATETREELYYDKEKLLLNGDRWEREISRNILMDASYR; via the coding sequence GTGTTAGTCTTTCTTCAGGCAGCAAAATCGCTCCTTTTATTGGAGTTTGTGAGTGCTTTTTTTCTAGCAATGCGTCAGTTTTTTGCACCAAAACCTACGATTAATTATCCTTATGAGAAGGGTTTTGTATCTCAGCGTTTTCGTGGAGAACATGCACTTCGTCGTTATCCAAATGGTGAAGAGCGTTGTATTGCGTGTAAATTATGTGAAGCAATTTGTCCTGCACAGGCTATTACTATTGAAGCAGGGCCGAGGCGTAATGACGGTACACGTAGAACTGTTCGTTATGATATAGATATGGTTAAGTGTATTTACTGCGGTTTTTGTCAAGAAGCTTGTCCCGTTGAAGCTATTGTTGAAGGCCCAAATTTTGAATTTGCAACAGAAACACGAGAAGAACTTTATTATGATAAGGAAAAGCTTTTATTAAATGGTGATCGTTGGGAACGAGAAATTTCTCGTAATATATTGATGGATGCATCTTATCGTTAA
- a CDS encoding NADH-quinone oxidoreductase subunit J, producing MLTGLAAAFFYLFAFIMLVSAIIVITARNPVHSVLFLILAFFNAAALFLLAGAEFLGLILLVVYVGAVAVLFLFVVMMLDVDFAELKNGVLRYAPIGALIGGIIAVELIVVFVGSHFSPILKTRIIQPMPDLMQRTNTQALGDILYTDYVFYFEIAGIILLIAMIGAIVLTLRHKSGVKRQSIAVQVSRTVENAIEIKQVESGKGI from the coding sequence ATGCTAACAGGTCTAGCGGCGGCATTTTTCTATTTATTTGCTTTTATTATGCTTGTAAGTGCGATTATTGTTATTACAGCACGTAATCCTGTACATTCTGTTTTGTTTTTAATATTAGCATTTTTTAATGCTGCTGCTTTGTTTTTGCTTGCAGGAGCGGAATTTTTGGGGCTTATTCTCCTTGTTGTTTATGTTGGCGCAGTAGCAGTTTTATTTTTATTTGTAGTTATGATGCTTGATGTTGATTTTGCTGAGTTGAAAAATGGTGTACTACGGTATGCTCCTATTGGAGCTCTTATTGGAGGTATCATCGCTGTAGAATTAATTGTTGTTTTTGTAGGCAGTCATTTTTCTCCAATTCTTAAAACACGTATTATACAACCAATGCCAGACTTAATGCAGCGAACAAATACACAGGCTTTAGGTGATATTCTTTATACAGATTATGTTTTCTATTTTGAAATTGCTGGGATCATTCTCTTAATTGCAATGATTGGTGCAATTGTTTTAACACTTCGTCATAAATCAGGTGTAAAGCGACAATCTATTGCTGTGCAGGTTTCTCGGACAGTAGAAAATGCAATTGAAATCAAACAGGTTGAATCAGGTAAGGGCATTTAA
- the nuoL gene encoding NADH-quinone oxidoreductase subunit L has product MYYTIVFLPLLGFLIAALGGKNLGDRVNELITCSFMVIVAILSWIVFFNIALGHAPVVDISVLNWLAVSNLSFNWALHIDTLTAVMLIVVNSVSALVHIYSIGYMHHDSSRSRFFSYLSLFTFMMLMLVTSNNLLQMFFGWEGVGLASYLLIGFWFQRDSANKAAMKAFVVNRVGDFGFLLGIFSIFVLFQSVDFASIFAKAADNSFLQNMTFLGWQLNGQAAITVTCLLLFIGAMGKSAQFLLHTWLPDAMEGPTPVSALIHAATMVTAGVFMVARMSPIFELSSTALTVIIIVGATTAFFAATVGLVQNDIKRVIAYSTCSQLGYMFVALGVGAYGAAVFHLFTHAFFKALLFLGAGSVIHAVSDEQDMRKMGGLRKHIKVTYWMMIIGTIALTGVGIPGTVFGTAGFFSKDAIIESAFASHNIAAGYAFYLLVFAALLTSFYSWRLIFMAFHGKPRATVDVMHHVHESPLIMLVPLLILSLGAIFAGVVFQPYFFGDLYDAFWKEALFTSSYNHIRHDAHHVFDWVKWLPFIAMFLGFILAYLFYISFPSLPKKLAGVMPRVYNFLYQKWYFDQLYHFLFVRSTFRVSSFLWKVGDGKIIDGLGPNGIAARVVDITNKVVRMQTGYLYHYAFAMLIGVALLITWMMIGGVN; this is encoded by the coding sequence ATATATTATACGATCGTCTTTCTTCCACTGTTAGGTTTTTTAATTGCTGCTTTGGGTGGAAAAAATCTAGGAGATCGCGTTAATGAATTAATAACATGCAGTTTTATGGTGATTGTTGCCATACTGTCATGGATAGTTTTTTTTAATATTGCACTTGGTCATGCACCGGTGGTTGATATATCGGTATTAAATTGGCTCGCTGTCAGTAATCTAAGCTTTAATTGGGCCCTACATATTGATACATTAACGGCTGTTATGCTTATTGTTGTGAACAGTGTTTCGGCATTAGTGCATATTTATTCAATTGGCTATATGCATCATGATTCTTCAAGGTCCCGTTTTTTTTCTTATCTTTCTCTTTTCACATTTATGATGCTTATGTTGGTGACATCCAATAATTTGCTGCAGATGTTTTTTGGTTGGGAAGGTGTGGGGCTTGCTTCTTATTTGCTCATTGGTTTTTGGTTTCAGCGAGATTCTGCTAATAAAGCTGCAATGAAAGCTTTTGTAGTTAATCGCGTTGGAGATTTTGGCTTCCTCTTAGGAATTTTTAGTATTTTTGTTTTATTTCAATCGGTTGATTTTGCTTCTATTTTTGCAAAAGCTGCAGACAATAGCTTTCTACAAAATATGACATTTTTAGGTTGGCAGCTTAATGGACAAGCGGCAATTACTGTTACATGTCTTTTGTTATTTATTGGTGCGATGGGCAAATCAGCACAATTTCTTTTACATACTTGGCTTCCTGATGCAATGGAAGGACCAACTCCTGTATCAGCACTTATTCATGCCGCAACAATGGTAACAGCTGGTGTTTTTATGGTTGCGCGTATGTCACCAATTTTTGAACTTTCTTCAACTGCTTTGACAGTGATTATTATTGTTGGCGCAACGACGGCATTTTTTGCAGCGACTGTAGGATTGGTGCAAAATGATATTAAACGTGTGATTGCTTATTCTACATGTTCACAACTTGGTTATATGTTTGTTGCTCTTGGTGTTGGAGCTTATGGAGCAGCTGTTTTTCATCTTTTTACCCATGCTTTTTTTAAAGCCTTATTGTTTCTTGGTGCGGGCTCTGTCATTCATGCAGTATCTGATGAACAAGATATGCGAAAGATGGGTGGATTACGCAAACATATAAAAGTAACTTATTGGATGATGATAATAGGAACCATTGCCTTGACAGGAGTTGGAATTCCAGGGACAGTGTTTGGTACAGCGGGCTTTTTTTCAAAAGATGCCATTATAGAATCTGCTTTTGCATCCCATAATATTGCTGCAGGATATGCTTTCTATCTTCTTGTTTTTGCTGCCTTATTAACAAGTTTTTATTCATGGCGACTTATCTTTATGGCATTTCATGGAAAACCACGAGCTACAGTTGATGTTATGCATCATGTTCATGAATCCCCTCTGATTATGTTGGTTCCATTGCTTATTTTATCTCTTGGAGCAATATTTGCTGGTGTTGTTTTTCAGCCTTACTTTTTTGGTGATTTATATGATGCCTTTTGGAAGGAAGCATTATTTACAAGCAGTTACAATCATATTCGTCATGATGCACATCATGTATTTGATTGGGTAAAATGGTTGCCATTTATAGCAATGTTTCTTGGATTTATCTTAGCTTATTTATTTTATATTTCTTTTCCTTCTCTTCCCAAAAAATTGGCTGGAGTTATGCCAAGAGTGTACAATTTTCTTTATCAAAAATGGTATTTTGATCAATTATATCACTTTTTGTTTGTTCGTTCTACTTTCAGAGTGAGTTCCTTTCTT
- the nuoK gene encoding NADH-quinone oxidoreductase subunit NuoK codes for MYINITHYLIVSALMFTIGIAGIFLNRKNVIIILMSIELILLSVNLNFVAFSAFLHDLIGQIFALFILTVAAAEAAIGLAILVVFFRNRGSIAVEDVNVMKG; via the coding sequence ATGTACATTAATATTACGCATTATCTCATTGTTTCTGCTTTGATGTTTACAATCGGTATTGCAGGAATTTTTCTCAATAGAAAAAATGTGATTATTATCTTGATGTCTATTGAGCTCATATTGCTTTCAGTTAATCTTAATTTTGTTGCATTTTCAGCATTTCTTCATGATTTGATTGGTCAGATATTTGCTTTATTTATCTTAACAGTAGCAGCTGCTGAAGCCGCGATTGGTTTGGCGATTCTTGTTGTTTTCTTTCGTAATCGTGGTTCTATTGCGGTTGAAGATGTTAATGTGATGAAAGGCTAG
- the nuoG gene encoding NADH-quinone oxidoreductase subunit NuoG produces MINIKVDGKEIEVPDYYTLLQAAEAAGAEVPRFCFHETLSIAGNCRMCLVEVKGGPPKPQASCAMGVRDLRLGPNGEVPEIFTNTEMVKKAREGVMEFLLINHPLDCPVCDQGGECDLQDQAMLYGRDCSRYTENKRAVEDKYIGPLVKTVMTRCIHCTRCVRFTTEVAGISELGLIGRGEDAEITTYLEKAMTSELQGNVIDLCPVGALTSKPYAFHARPWELVKTESIDVMDALGSAIRVDSRGREVMRIMPRTNEDINEEWISDKTRFIWDGLRTQRLDKPYVRKNGKLQPVSWAEAFEKIKTVISKTLPEKIGAIAGDLASIEEMYALKTLLISLGSGIFDCRQRGMALSSELGRSSYIFNPTIAGIEQADALLIVGSNPRYEAAVLNARILKRQRVGQFPIALIGEKVDLRYPYSYLGAGTEALSALIRGEDTFLNVLKEAKRPLILIGEGAVLGKEGLSVLKNLAKLADNVGALSEEWNGFGVLHNAASIVGGLDIGFISKLGVENILKTCEVLFLLGADEIELANTKAFTIYIGSHGDNGAHAADVILPASAYTEKSGLYVNTEGRVQMTNRAGFAPGEAKEDWAILRALSDVLGQKLPFDSLSQLRQKLFNDYPHLYAIDDIVPSSINDLKVLSSQIVALKAQVFTSMVKDFYLTNPIARASAVMAECSSLAKSRTIQAVE; encoded by the coding sequence ATGATAAATATCAAAGTTGATGGTAAAGAGATTGAAGTCCCTGATTACTATACGTTACTTCAGGCAGCAGAGGCAGCTGGTGCGGAGGTGCCACGTTTTTGTTTTCATGAAACTTTATCAATTGCTGGAAATTGTCGTATGTGCTTGGTTGAGGTCAAGGGAGGTCCTCCAAAGCCTCAAGCTTCTTGTGCTATGGGGGTTCGCGATTTACGATTAGGTCCTAATGGTGAAGTGCCAGAAATTTTTACCAATACCGAGATGGTAAAAAAAGCACGTGAAGGTGTGATGGAATTTCTTCTCATCAATCATCCTTTGGATTGTCCTGTGTGTGATCAAGGAGGTGAATGTGATCTTCAAGATCAAGCAATGCTTTATGGGCGTGATTGTTCTCGCTATACAGAAAATAAGCGTGCTGTAGAAGATAAATATATTGGACCACTTGTAAAAACAGTTATGACACGGTGCATTCATTGTACACGTTGTGTTCGTTTTACAACGGAAGTGGCGGGTATTTCTGAGCTTGGATTGATAGGCCGTGGCGAAGATGCCGAAATTACCACATATCTCGAAAAAGCAATGACCTCTGAATTACAGGGAAATGTTATTGATCTTTGTCCTGTAGGGGCTTTAACCTCAAAACCTTATGCATTTCATGCGCGTCCTTGGGAATTAGTTAAAACAGAATCAATTGATGTTATGGACGCACTTGGTAGCGCGATTCGCGTTGATAGTCGTGGTCGTGAAGTTATGCGAATTATGCCGCGTACAAATGAAGATATCAATGAAGAATGGATTTCTGATAAGACGCGCTTTATCTGGGACGGTTTACGCACTCAGCGGCTCGATAAACCATATGTACGCAAAAATGGAAAACTTCAACCTGTAAGTTGGGCGGAAGCTTTTGAAAAAATTAAAACTGTAATTTCTAAAACCTTGCCAGAAAAAATAGGAGCAATTGCTGGTGATCTTGCTTCTATTGAAGAAATGTACGCACTTAAAACATTACTCATTTCATTAGGGTCAGGGATCTTTGATTGTCGCCAGAGAGGGATGGCATTGTCTTCTGAGTTAGGGCGTTCGAGTTATATTTTTAATCCAACAATTGCCGGTATTGAACAAGCTGACGCATTGCTTATTGTGGGATCTAATCCTCGCTATGAAGCTGCTGTTTTAAATGCACGTATTTTAAAGCGCCAACGGGTAGGGCAGTTCCCCATTGCTTTAATTGGTGAAAAGGTCGATTTACGTTATCCTTATTCTTATCTTGGAGCCGGTACGGAAGCATTGAGTGCGCTTATTCGTGGAGAGGATACATTTTTAAATGTCTTAAAGGAAGCGAAGAGGCCACTTATTTTAATTGGAGAGGGAGCTGTTTTAGGTAAAGAAGGTCTATCTGTTTTAAAAAATCTTGCCAAATTAGCTGATAATGTCGGAGCTCTTAGTGAAGAATGGAACGGATTTGGAGTACTTCATAATGCAGCATCAATTGTTGGGGGATTGGATATAGGTTTTATTTCCAAACTTGGGGTTGAGAATATTCTTAAAACCTGTGAAGTTTTATTTTTGCTTGGTGCAGATGAAATAGAATTAGCCAATACAAAAGCTTTTACAATTTATATTGGTAGTCATGGTGATAATGGTGCACATGCAGCTGATGTGATTTTACCCGCATCTGCTTACACTGAAAAATCAGGACTTTATGTAAACACAGAAGGACGTGTTCAAATGACCAATCGAGCTGGTTTTGCCCCTGGTGAAGCAAAAGAAGATTGGGCTATCTTGCGTGCTTTATCGGATGTTTTAGGACAAAAACTTCCTTTTGATTCGCTTTCTCAGTTAAGACAGAAGCTTTTTAATGATTATCCGCATCTTTATGCCATTGATGATATTGTACCTTCCAGTATAAATGATCTTAAAGTGCTTAGTTCACAGATAGTTGCCCTAAAAGCACAAGTTTTTACTTCTATGGTTAAAGACTTTTATTTGACAAATCCGATAGCGCGTGCTTCTGCAGTTATGGCTGAATGTTCATCACTTGCAAAAAGCCGTACTATACAAGCTGTAGAGTAA